A genomic window from Martelella lutilitoris includes:
- the fabI gene encoding enoyl-ACP reductase FabI, protein MTGLMQGKRGLIMGVANNHSIAWGIAKAVHAEGAELAFTYQGEALGRRVHPLAAEVGSDFVVPCDVEDIGSVDAVFDAIRERWGKLDFVVHAVGFSDKSELKGLYANTTRENFVRTMVISCFSFTEVAKRAAELMPDGGSMLTLTYGGSTAVVPNYNVMGVAKAGLEASMRYLAGDYGPRGIRVNAISAGPVRTLAGSGVGDARLVYAWQQRNAPLRRSTTIEDVGGSALYLLSDLASGVTGEIHFVDNGYNILSMPIPEMMRRGDPET, encoded by the coding sequence ATGACCGGACTTATGCAGGGCAAACGCGGCCTGATCATGGGCGTTGCCAACAATCACTCGATTGCCTGGGGCATCGCCAAGGCGGTTCATGCCGAAGGCGCGGAACTGGCTTTCACCTATCAGGGCGAAGCGCTCGGACGGCGGGTTCATCCGCTGGCGGCCGAAGTCGGCTCGGATTTCGTCGTTCCCTGTGATGTCGAGGATATCGGAAGCGTAGACGCTGTTTTCGACGCGATCAGGGAGCGCTGGGGCAAGCTCGACTTCGTCGTGCACGCCGTCGGTTTTTCCGACAAGAGCGAGCTGAAGGGGCTCTATGCGAACACCACTCGGGAAAATTTCGTCCGCACCATGGTGATTTCGTGCTTCTCCTTTACCGAAGTGGCCAAGCGCGCGGCAGAGCTGATGCCTGACGGCGGTTCGATGCTGACGCTCACCTATGGCGGCTCCACGGCCGTGGTGCCGAACTACAATGTCATGGGCGTGGCCAAGGCCGGACTTGAGGCCTCGATGCGTTATCTCGCGGGCGACTACGGCCCGCGCGGCATTCGCGTCAACGCCATCTCCGCCGGTCCCGTGCGCACGCTTGCCGGCTCTGGCGTTGGCGATGCGCGCCTCGTCTATGCCTGGCAGCAGCGCAATGCGCCGCTTCGGCGCTCAACCACGATCGAGGATGTCGGCGGCTCGGCGCTCTACCTGCTGTCCGACCTCGCCTCCGGCGTCACCGGCGAAATTCATTTCGTCGACAACGGCTACAATATTCTCTCCATGCCGATCCCGGAAATGATGCGCAGGGGCGACCCGGAAACCTGA